In Paenibacillus sp. G2S3, a single window of DNA contains:
- a CDS encoding DUF1934 domain-containing protein, giving the protein MPELQSDKYDVSITLVSLQEGQRNVVKANGEVVSKGPHLYIQYEELEQGPRGEEISVRTTIKIAGNQLKLIRHGGIQSEQSFQSGRRLPGFYRSPYTQFNLSTETNKLDVVREGRSLTVSWEYDLYVYEELSGKFAISLHIQEEPKL; this is encoded by the coding sequence ATGCCCGAACTACAGTCTGACAAATATGACGTCTCTATTACGCTCGTGAGCCTTCAAGAAGGTCAGCGGAATGTTGTGAAAGCGAATGGAGAGGTAGTATCCAAAGGACCGCATCTATATATTCAATATGAAGAGTTAGAGCAGGGGCCTCGAGGAGAGGAAATTTCTGTTCGTACAACAATAAAGATTGCAGGTAATCAGCTAAAGCTAATCCGCCATGGTGGGATACAGTCAGAACAGAGCTTTCAATCTGGACGGCGTCTGCCGGGATTTTATCGTTCTCCGTACACACAGTTTAATCTTTCTACAGAAACGAACAAGCTGGACGTGGTGCGCGAAGGGCGTTCCCTAACGGTTTCATGGGAATATGATTTGTACGTATACGAGGAATTGTCAGGAAAGTTTGCTATTAGTTTGCATATACAGGAGGAACCGAAATTATGA
- the argS gene encoding arginine--tRNA ligase produces MTQRKNPLELVNERVKEAIADAIVNAGIVAPEEVPDIVLEVPRDKAHGDLATNAAMQLTKIAKRNPRQIAEAIIEHLDTSSASIEKAEIAGPGFINFTLSKNYLYPIISLVAEQGDDYGRINVGQGQKVEMEFVSANPTGSLHLGHARGAAVGDALCNVLDYAGYQVTREYYINDAGNQVVNLCKSIETRYLQELGQEAEMPEDGYHGEDIKGFAKELVAEKGDTLLEMSPSERAAFFRTYGLNKELDKIKRDLGLFRVNFDIWFSETSLYENGEVLRSLDELRDRGEVYEQDGATWLQTTKYGDDKDRVLIKNDGTYTYLTPDIAYHSDKYGRGYDKMINIWGADHHGYIPRMKAAMSALGNDPEKLVVLIAQMVSLFQNGEKVKMSKRTGKAVTMEDLMEEVGIDAIRYFFTMRSMDSHLDFDMDLAISTSNENPVFYVQYAHARICSIFRQAEEQGISIPDYAEIDFSKLTAVHEFDLLRKIGELPAEIAVAAEGYAPHRLIRYVYELAAMFHSYYKAERVITEDAAQTVARLALLGAARTTIANVLRLVGVSAPDRM; encoded by the coding sequence ATGACACAGAGAAAGAATCCGTTGGAGCTTGTGAATGAACGGGTAAAAGAAGCCATCGCCGATGCAATTGTGAATGCAGGAATTGTTGCACCGGAAGAGGTTCCGGATATCGTACTGGAAGTACCAAGAGATAAAGCACATGGTGATTTGGCTACGAACGCTGCTATGCAGCTGACCAAAATCGCAAAACGTAACCCGCGCCAGATTGCTGAGGCCATTATAGAGCATTTGGATACTAGCAGCGCTTCTATTGAAAAAGCTGAGATTGCCGGACCAGGCTTCATTAACTTTACGTTGTCCAAGAATTATTTGTACCCAATTATCAGCCTTGTTGCAGAGCAGGGTGATGATTATGGCCGTATTAACGTCGGTCAAGGTCAGAAGGTTGAAATGGAGTTCGTCAGCGCCAATCCAACGGGCAGCCTTCATTTAGGACATGCTCGTGGGGCTGCTGTTGGCGATGCGCTTTGCAACGTACTCGATTATGCCGGCTATCAGGTGACACGGGAATATTATATTAATGATGCCGGTAACCAAGTGGTCAACCTATGCAAATCTATTGAGACTCGGTACCTGCAGGAGCTGGGTCAAGAAGCAGAAATGCCTGAAGACGGTTACCATGGCGAGGACATTAAGGGATTTGCTAAAGAGCTTGTGGCTGAAAAGGGTGACACACTACTTGAAATGAGCCCAAGTGAACGCGCAGCTTTTTTCCGGACCTATGGACTTAATAAAGAGCTCGATAAAATCAAACGCGATCTGGGACTATTCCGCGTAAACTTCGATATCTGGTTCAGTGAGACTTCGCTGTATGAGAACGGAGAAGTGCTACGCTCGCTAGACGAGCTTCGTGATCGTGGAGAAGTATATGAGCAGGATGGGGCAACCTGGCTGCAAACGACTAAGTATGGCGATGATAAAGACCGCGTTCTGATTAAGAACGATGGCACATATACCTACCTTACACCGGACATTGCTTATCACAGCGATAAGTATGGCCGCGGTTACGATAAAATGATTAACATTTGGGGTGCTGATCACCATGGCTACATTCCACGGATGAAAGCGGCAATGTCCGCACTTGGAAATGATCCTGAGAAGCTAGTGGTTCTGATTGCTCAGATGGTCAGCCTGTTCCAGAATGGTGAAAAGGTTAAAATGTCCAAGCGTACCGGCAAAGCAGTTACGATGGAAGATTTGATGGAGGAAGTAGGAATCGATGCGATTCGTTACTTCTTCACCATGCGTAGCATGGATTCCCATCTTGACTTCGATATGGATTTGGCGATCTCTACTTCTAATGAGAACCCTGTATTCTACGTTCAATATGCGCATGCACGTATCTGCAGTATCTTCCGTCAGGCTGAGGAGCAAGGGATCTCCATTCCTGATTACGCTGAAATTGATTTCTCCAAGCTGACAGCAGTGCATGAATTTGACCTGCTGCGCAAAATTGGTGAGCTCCCAGCAGAAATCGCTGTTGCGGCTGAAGGTTATGCTCCACATCGCCTCATCCGTTATGTGTATGAGCTGGCTGCGATGTTCCACAGTTATTACAAAGCTGAACGTGTAATTACTGAGGATGCTGCTCAAACTGTGGCGCGTCTTGCACTGCTAGGTGCTGCGCGTACCACCATTGCTAATGTCCTGCGTCTTGTCGGTGTTTCTGCACCGGATCGCATGTAA